Genomic DNA from Vagococcus luciliae:
GAACTACTAAATTTAATTGTACTGATTATTTTACCGTTGGTTTTAGTTCCAGATTTATACAAACCATTTGTATCTTTTTCAGATATTGTTCCACCAGATAATAAAGAATAGGTTGAATTATTAGTTAAATCTGGGCTAGAAATAAGTAGATGTTGAAATTCTTTTTTAGATTTAAAGGTGACTAACGTTTTTCCATTACTATCAGTTAAACTATATAGTGTATTTCCTGATTGTGTTGTATCAAAATAAATACCGACACTAGCCTGTTTACTATCATCACTAACGTTCATTGCCATATCAGATGTCCCAGTCGTAATAAGTGTTCCACCAGTTAAATTAAAGGTTCCATCATAATCGATTGCACCATTTCCTCCTTCGGTTGGACCATAAACAAGGACATTACCACCGGACATTGTAATAGACCCATTACTGTCTAAACCGTCACCAGATGCATCAACGACAATTGTTCCATTAGTGATTTCAAGTGATTTACTATCATCAGCTTGTCCAGGAGGATTACCGCCTTTACCAAATGAATCAGCGCCAAATTTTCCTGAGCCATCATCTTCGCTACTTCCACCAGCGTTAATACCATCATCAGATGATGTAATTAATAAATGACCACCATTTAATTTGATAACACTTGATTCAACTCCTTCATAGCTATGGTTGATAGTTATATTACCATCGTCAATTATTAAACTGTTATCAGCATGAATACCATCATCTCCTGTGTCAATAGTATAGTCACCATTTTTTATGGTTAGTGTGTCATTGCTATGTATAGCATCATCTAATGTGTTAAGGGTATATGATCCACTAAGGAGGGTTATCTTATTTGCTTTAAGTCCTTTGTAACTTTCGTTTGTGTCAAATTGTTGTGTATCATATCCATCACTTGTTTTGATGTTAAAAGTTGCTTGCTGGATAGAAAGGGAGTTTTCTGCTTGAATACCATCACGACCGCTATCAATCACAAAATCTCCACCATCTATTGCAATGAATCCTTTGTCTTCTTCAGTTGAATTATTTGCTTGAATGCCATCACCTTCTTCAGTCGTTAAGTGATAGGTCCCATCTTTAATTGAAACGGAATCTTTTCCTTTTAAGGCATTATTTTTAGCGTTAATAGTATAATTTCCTGAGATAAGGGTTAGGTCATCTTTACTATGAATCCCATTATTATATTTAGCTTCAACATCTAAGGAACCATCTCCATTGATAGTTAAATCATCTTTACTAAAAATAGTAGCATCAGGTTCTGTTTCACCAGTTTTTAAAGTATAGTTATCGCCATCTGATACAGTATTTTTAGTATCTTTTGCTAAAGTTATAACAGCTTTATCAGCTTGTTCAATTAAGATAGCAGGACCACTATCATTGTGAATAGACACATTGTTAAAAACTAGTTGAACTTTTTCTGTTTTATCAACATTAATAATTA
This window encodes:
- a CDS encoding carbohydrate-binding domain-containing protein, whose product is MKKAQLLMLLISPMMLLTACQSSQNNTATSTTIQTNNSSSTKTDSNNTKLLGTYSNTDLNADYDESTATKIELNDTVAINGEGATAKEQVVTISKGGTYILSGSLSNGQVIINVDKTEKVQLVFNNVSIHNDSGPAILIEQADKAVITLAKDTKNTVSDGDNYTLKTGETEPDATIFSKDDLTINGDGSLDVEAKYNNGIHSKDDLTLISGNYTINAKNNALKGKDSVSIKDGTYHLTTEEGDGIQANNSTEEDKGFIAIDGGDFVIDSGRDGIQAENSLSIQQATFNIKTSDGYDTQQFDTNESYKGLKANKITLLSGSYTLNTLDDAIHSNDTLTIKNGDYTIDTGDDGIHADNSLIIDDGNITINHSYEGVESSVIKLNGGHLLITSSDDGINAGGSSEDDGSGKFGADSFGKGGNPPGQADDSKSLEITNGTIVVDASGDGLDSNGSITMSGGNVLVYGPTEGGNGAIDYDGTFNLTGGTLITTGTSDMAMNVSDDSKQASVGIYFDTTQSGNTLYSLTDSNGKTLVTFKSKKEFQHLLISSPDLTNNSTYSLLSGGTISEKDTNGLYKSGTKTNGKIISTIKFSSSNILNIDQDGNIVQGGMGIPRGSMGNPR